From Aspergillus fumigatus Af293 chromosome 3, whole genome shotgun sequence, a single genomic window includes:
- the pex19 gene encoding putative peroxisomal membrane protein receptor Pex19 yields MDSSSPNTSAGVTKQQHEESPAAPAAISPDQPTRAPTTSASSPGVEKPTATATEAPKEAVSSKAIAEDADEDEDSEFDDLDDVLDNFSKPTPQPSTSAPPPATAPASATEDFDEDAFMRQLEQDMAKMMNHAAQESGAPDHKEFENAINQGADAFTKQLEESGIPPGDFLKQLLADVMAEEGESAGAAAGAGARVGPSAGGSSGSATGAEKATAPESFNDAIQRTINRMKESGDKATAAATEDGGISEDMLMQLLKGLEAGVGNGGDDLDLTQMIAGVMEQFSNKEMLYEPMKELDAKWGPWLKENKGKVPAEDMKRYEKQAKLVTEIVAKFEEEEYTDEDPKYRQAVWEKMQEMQALGSPPEELVANPWPEDMAGDGSGASLPDCPQQ; encoded by the exons ATGGACTCCTCATCACCGAATACCAGTGCAGGCGTCACTAAGCAACAACATGAGGAGAGCCCAGCCGCCCCCGCAGCGATCTCTCCCGACCAACCGACCCGAGCTCCTACAACCAGCGCAAGCTCGCCTGGGGTTGAGAAACCCACGGCGACAGCGACGGAGGCACCAAAAGAAGCCGTTTCCTCAAAAGCAATCGCGGAAGATgccgacgaggacgaagattCGGAGTTTGACGATTTAGACG ACGTCCTGGATAACTTCTCCAAACCCACACCCCAGCCAAGCACAAGCGCACCCCCACCTGCAACCGCACCAGCCTCCGCGACTGAAGACTTCGACGAAGACGCCTTCATGCGCCAGCTCGAACAGGAcatggcgaagatgatgaaccACGCCGCGCAGGAGTCTGGAGCGCCAGATCACAAGGAGTTCGAGAATGCGATCAACCAGGGGGCCGACGCGTTCACGAAGCAGCTTGAGGAGAGCGGGATTCCGCCTGGTGACTTTTTGAAGCAGCTGCTGGCGGATGTCATggcggaagaaggagagagcgctggcgctgctgccggTGCAGGCGCACGCGTGGGCCCGAGTGCCGGTGGATCGTCCGGGTCTGCGACTGGTGCTGAGAAAGCGACTGCGCCAGAGTCCTTCAATGATGCCATTCAGCGGACGATTAATCGGATGAAGGAGTCTGGTGATAAGGCTACGGCGGCGGCAACGGAGGACGGGGGGATCTCGGAGGACATGCTgatgcagctgctcaagggGTTGGAGGCGGGGGTCGGGAACGGGGGCGATGATCTCGATCTCACGCAGATGATTGCCGGTGTGATGGAGCAGTTTTCCAATAAAGAGATGCTGTATGAGCCGATGAAGGAGTTGGATGCGAAGTGGGGCCCCTGGTTGAAAGAGAATAAGGGCAAGGTTCCTGCGGAGGATATGAAGAGGTACGAAAAGCAGGCTAAGCTCGTGACTGAGATTGTGGCCAagttcgaggaggaagagtatACAGATGAAGATCCGAAGTATCGGCAGGCTGTGTGGGAGAAAATGCAAGAG ATGCAAGCGCTGGGTAGTCCCCCGGAAGAACTTGTCGCGAATCCCTGGCCGGAGGATATGGCAGGCGACGGGTCTGGGGCATCTTTACCTGACTGTCCCCAGCAGTAA
- a CDS encoding bZIP transcription factor produces MVSMVETSNSNHNDTATDSVVPKSEPLPEGSTSSSVSTPEAEGEVPTQDVAQTQKRKGGRKPIYATSEERKQRNRQAQAAFRERRTEYIRQLETTIKRNEETLQTLQQNHRTAADECLMLRYKNSLLERILLEKGIDVQAELRLKAGAPPGAPIKPNIMAAKPPSTLDRAAVNRTAAQRLPAGIAPKGEPFAMSRDGTYGIPSPQFQATPSSHVSSPSHTKSPGFAFQGAMSPNGMDAQQAQHARSQLNLHSRNMSQTSPPISIGQPESTDPKSAVSGGPGPRVSRVPSAAYYPSPFQKHYDQLEQEYDAQADMIDEEHESVDAPPYVSGFNAATTSVPPGSHSLGPQLANFNPHAGEGSNGAYGATNHLLGNYEPMLDADPFGLSASMHFQTPFSYEQNHSRH; encoded by the exons ATGGTCTCTATGGTCGAGACCTCAAATTCAAATCACAATGACACGGCCACGGATTCGGTCGTGCCTAAGTCAGAACCCTTGCCCGAGGGATCGACCAGTTCATCAGTGTCAACGCCTGAAGCAGAGGGTGAAGTTCCAACGCAGGACGTAGCCCAGACACAGAAGCGAAAAGGTGGAAGAAAACCC ATCTATGCCACCTCGGAGGAACGTAAGCAACGTAACAGACAAGCTCAGGCTGCTTTCCGAGAACGTCGCACAGAGTACATCCGTCAACTTGAAACCACAATCAAGCGCAATGAAGAAACACTGCAGACTCTGCAGCAGAATCATCGTACAGCTGCCGATGAGTGCTTGATGCTTCGATATAAGAATTCTTTATTGGAGAGGATCTTATTAGAGAAGG GCATTGATGTCCAAGCCGAGTTGCGACTCAAGGCCGGTGCTCCGCCAGGAGCACCAATTAAACCCAACATCATGGCCGCCAAACCCCCGTCAACACTGGACCGAGCGGCGGTCAACCGAACCGCGGCCCAGAGACTTCCAGCCGGGATTGCCCCTAAAGGGGAGCCGTTCGCCATGTCGCGTGATGGGACATACGGCATTCCTTCACCTCAGTTCCAGGCCACTCCCTCATCACACGTGTCGTCCCCTTCGCATACCAAGTCTCCCGGTTTTGCATTCCAAGGAGCCATGTCGCCGAACGGGATGGACGCGCAACAAGCCCAGCACGCGCGGTCTCAACTGAACCTCCATTCTAGGAATATGAGTCAGACATCTCCCCCGATAAGCATCGGTCAGCCCGAGTCGACTGATCCCAAATCGGCTGTGTCAGGTGGCCCGGGTCCCAGAGTCTCCCGCGTGCCCTCTGCTGCGTATTATCCATCGCCTTTCCAGAAACATTACGATCAGTTGG AACAGGAATATGATGCCCAGGCAGACATGATCGACGAAGAACATGAGTCGGTTGATGCGCCTCCCTACGTCTCCGGATTCAATGCCGCTACTACTTCTGTCCCTCCCGGCTCTCATTCGCTAGGTCCTCAACTGGCCAATTTCAATCCGCATGCTGGGGAAGGATCCAATGGAGCGTACGGTGCCACAAATCACCTACTCGGCAATTACGAACCCATGCTGGACGCTGATCCGTTCGGATTGAGCGCCAGCATGCATTTTCAGACTCCCTTTAGTTATGAGCAAAACCATTCTCGTCATTAA
- the stm1 gene encoding uncharacterized protein, translating to MADVRSKNLYELLGNDPELDPNREPEPPTRAVDRPAPRHGKRDAPKEPATKPNLHENNARRGSRFTGNEAAFRDRQAGSRNNREKPLDEGKEPQRRAFHARGDRGERYRNDRQSRTGQVDTRKQVNQGWGAQTGDKAGDKAWDDERAAENLAQNESEPQTPANEEPAEPAEKTKTYAEYLAEKAAQGDLAAKPIRAPNEGSNLDKKWANAKELKRTPEEEEAYIKGKEEKAKREKQRKEKNVLEVDMRFVESPRGGSAGRGRGGRGGRGGRGGRGNGAPRGEQQQRGAPPVTVDEKNFPSLGAK from the exons ATGGCGGACGTCCGGTCCAAG AACCTCTACGAGCTTCTTG GCAATGACCCTGAATTGGACCCCAACAGAGAGCCAGAACCCCCTACGCGGGCTGTAGACAGGCCTGCGCCCCGACATGGCAAGCGTGATGCTCCCAAGGAGCCTGCCACCAAGCCCAACCTTCATGAGAATAATGCTCGCCGTGGCAGTCGCTTCACTGGCAACGAGGCCG CTTTCCGTGACCGTCAGGCCGGCAGCCGCAACAACCGTGAGAAGCCTCTCGATGAGGGCAAGGAGCCTCAGCGCCGTGCCTTCCACGCTCGTGGCGACCGTGGTGAGCGTTACCGCAACGATCGTCAGTCCCGCACTGGCCAGGT TGACACCCGCAAGCAGGTGAACCAGGGTTGGGGCGCTCAGACTGGCGACAAGGCTGGTGACAAGGCTTGGGATGACGAGAGAGCCGCTGAGAATCTTGCTCAGAACGAATCCGAACCCCAGACCCCCGCCAACGAGGAGCCTGCTGAGCCCGCCGAAAAGACCAAGACTTACGCCGAGTACCTTGCTGAGAAGGCCGCCCAGGGCGACCTTGCCGCCAAGCCCATCCGCGCCCCCAACGAGGGCAGCAACCTCGACAAGAAGTGGGCCAACgccaaggagctgaagcGCACccccgaggaggaggaggcctacatcaaaggcaaggaagagaaggccAAGCGCGAGAAGCAgcgcaaggagaagaacgtCCTCGAGGTCGACATGCGTTTCGTCGAGTCCCCCCGTGGTGGAAGCGCTGGCCGTGGCCGTGGTGGACGTGGCGGCCGTGGTGGTCGCGGTGGCCGTGGCAACGGTGCTCCTCGTggtgagcagcagcagcgcgGTGCTCCCCCCGTCACCGTCGACGAGAAGAACTTCCCCTCCCTCGGTGCCAAATAA
- the midA gene encoding putative cell wall protein, with product MRVARLSFFLYSLSLVAVTAGQSQGATGIAAVTSGLPVSTATDSSTTSTTSSTESKETTSTTSSESTKSTTTTTTSTDTTSTTSKTDNPAPTPTTSSTTSKDDTPAPTTTSDGTSATETSGTKPSSTSDVVKTITTTHTISGTPVPTTYTTTSPQGSSSTDSPSLNGSTDKNSSSGLSSSQKKIIIGVVVGVGGAIIIGAIAVVMWRIRARRRAAADNDEAADLMSGTAVGSGAREKAPSPGAGSTPFRSTLDQYHNPGPVNAASNF from the coding sequence ATGCGAGTCGCCCGTCTCTCGTTCTTCCTCTACTCTCTGTCCCTCGTGGCCGTTACGGCTGGCCAGAGCCAGGGAGCTACTGGCATAGCTGCCGTCACCTCTGGCCTCCCAGTGTCGACCGCCACGGATTCTTCGACGacctcaacaacatcatcgacTGAGTCCAAGGAGACCACTTCTACTACTAGTTCCGAGAGTACAAAgtcgacaacaacaacaacaacatcaaccgATACTACATCGACCACCTCTAAGACCGATAACCCTGCGCCTACCCCAACCACATCGTCCACAACTTCCAAAGACGATACTCCAGCGCCTACCACCACCTCTGATGGTACGTCGGCAACTGAGACCAGCGGAACCAAGCCTTCCAGTACGAGTGATGTGGTCAAGACGATCACCACGACTCACACGATCAGTGGAACACCTGTTCCGACCACGTACACCACCACTTCTCCACAAGGCAGCAGCTCGACGGATTCTCCTAGCTTGAACGGCTCAACCGACAAGAACTCCAGCTCTggtctctcttcttctcagaagaagatcattaTCGGTGTCGTGGTGGGTGTTGGTggtgccatcatcatcggtgcTATTGCTGTAGTCATGTGGAGGATCCGTGCCAGAAGACGTGCTGCAGCCGACAACGATGAGGCTGCCGATCTCATGAGTGGCACAGCTGTCGGTAGCGGCGCTCGAGAGAAGGCCCCAAGCCCTGGAGCTGGCAGTACACCATTCAGAAGTACACTTGACCAATACCACAACCCTGGTCCTGTTAACGCTGCGTCCAACTTCTAG
- a CDS encoding putative glutaminase produces the protein MRSSLAVLAAAVVQAAVGAASTLTPPVLPLTVRNPYLSTWLGDARKVPWSKWPMFYTGEELGLSLMAQIPSTGTVYPLLGKPHDFVSGAPVEYPVYLGAQYDASTTNLTYRIDSHSTVSSAAGPVALTVSFLSPITPTSTLRQSIPASYITVYVHGDVPVNVYMDLNGRWVSGDAGSQIVWQHDTFGSKGKKPTLQKWQFRRQNELLLSEIRDRAEWGTLHFTGPADVQYHSGDAHTVRNIFATYGAVQNVNDDGFRAIGDREPVFAFSKSFKPGTRANDTQNSVTFSIALIQDPVVQFASARGLTLMRPLWRSWFMDPEELLSFHYNDFTHAATLASDYSDQLAKDAYQSGAYDYMDIVALSARQVMGATTFSGTPDDPILFLKEISSNGNFQTIDVIFPSFPFFMYTNPRWLAYLLEPLIEHMLSGQYPNTYAMHDLGAHFPNATGHPDGRDEYMPVEECGNMLIMGLAMVNSLRYTNDSAASSIWSTLGVPPKVSEPHTGYFPLGELQALSGIDQQDGKWGGGAEGERLAEKWVQRSYRLWTQWTGYLVEYSLEPANQLSTDDFAGWLALQTNLALKGIIGINAMSKLAEVAGHDDDAAYFKNISDTYIAKWEQFGMSRDGTHAKLAYDWYGSWTTIYNLYADAQLCFHLEGTDSFPASLLKAQTPLGSKKPSKTGFVPHHIYQKQSIWYHYVRQKYGLPLDSRHLYTKTDWEFFAMAVASERTRSEILESVAKWVNETVTDRPFTDLHNTEGRGEFPGPNFFARPVVGGHFAFLALQRACGGRAMEALAFLDDNSDRETLQEWMAAAAKAVEELQTQSDIWGYGSDNGEL, from the exons ATGCGCTCATCCCTTGCGGTGCTGGCCGCCGCTGTTGTCCAGGCGGCTGTCGGTGCAGCATCAACCCTCACCCCTCCAGTTCTGCCGTTGACAGTGCGAAATCCTTACCTGAGCACTTGGTTGGGGGATGCTCGAAAGGTGCCTTGGTCCAAATGGCCCATGTTTTATACAGGGGAAGAGCTTGGGCTCTCTTTGATGGCCCAGATCCCTAGTACTGGCACTGTATATCCGCTGCTGGGCAAGCCCCATGATTTTGTATCCGG AGCCCCAGTCGAGTATCCGGTGTATCTAGGGGCCCAGTACGATGCTTCGACAACCAATCTGACCTACCGCATTGATTCTCATTCGACTGTCTCTTCTGCGGCTGGTCCAGTTGCACTTACggtttctttcttgtctccCATCACCCCGACATCGACCCTGCGGCAGTCGATTCCTGCGTCCTATATTACGGTCTATGTCCACGGCGATGTGCCTGTCAATGTCTACATGGACCTCAATGGGCGTTGGGTGAGCGGAGATGCAGGCAGTCAAATTGTCTGGCAGCATGATACTTTCGGTTCTAAAGGGAAGAAGCCGACCCTTCAGAAATGGCAATTTCGCAGACAGAACGAGCTCCTCCTCTCAGAGATTCGGGATCGAGCCGAATGGGGCACCCTCCACTTTACTGGACCTGCT GATGTCCAATATCACTCTGGCGATGCTCACACTGTCCGCAACATTTTCGCGACATATGGAGCGGTCCAGAACGTGAACGACGACGGTTTTCGTGCCATAGGAGATCGTGAGCCTGTATTCGCATTCTCCAAGTCATTCAAACCTGGTACCAGGGCAAATGACACGCAGAACAGTGTGACGTTCTCCATTGCTCTGATTCAGGATCCAGTCGTCCAATTTGCCTCTGCTCGTGGCCTGACCCTCATGAGACCACTCTGGCGATCATGGTTCATGGATCCCGAAGAACTGCTGAGCTTCCACTACAATGACTTTACCCATGCGGCCACCCTCGCTTCCGATTACTCTGATCAGTTGGCGAAGGACGCCTATCAATCCGGGGCGTATGACTATATGGACATTGTCGCACTTTCTGCCAGACAGGTCATGGGAGCAACGACATTCTCTGGGACCCCCGATGACCCAATCCTGTTCCTGAAGGAGATCTCCTCGAACGGCAATTTCCAGACCATTGATGTCATCTTCCCTTCGTTCCCCTTCTTCATGTATACGAACCCTCGCTGGCTAGCCTACCTCCTAGAGCCGTTAATCGAGCACATGCTCAGTGGACAGTACCCCAACACATACGCTATGCATGACCTTGGGGCCCATTTCCCCAATGCGACTGGCCATCCGGACGGCCGCGATGAGTACATGCCAGTAGAAGAGTGCGGCAACATGCTCATCATGGGCTTGGCAATGGTGAACTCACTCCGGTATACCAACGATTCGGCGGCTTCTTCGATCTGGTCCACACTAGGGGTTCCCCCCAAGGTCTCGGAACCACACACCGGATACTTCCCTCTGGGTGAGCTGCAGGCCTTGTCCGGAATTGATCAACAAGACGGCAAATGGGGCGGTGGCGCGGAAGGCGAGCGTCTCGCTGAGAAATGGGTTCAGCGCAGCTACAGGCTCTGGACTCAATGGACGGGCTACTTGGTGGAATACTCACTGGAACCTGCCAACCAAC TCTCCACGGACGATTTCGCCGGATGGCTCGCACTGCAGACCAACCTGGCATTGAAAGGCATCATCGGTATCAACGCCATGAGCAAACTGGCCGAAGTAGCGGGACACGATGACGATGCAGCATATTTCAAG AACATCTCGGACACCTATATCGCCAAATGGGAGCAGTTCGGCATGTCCCGCGACGGAACCCACGCAAAGCTCGCCTACGACTGGTACGGCTCCTGGACTACCATCTACAACCTATACGCCGACGCCCAGCTCTGCTTCCACCTGGAAGGCACCGACTCCTTCCCGGCCTCCCTCCTGAAAGCCCAAACTCCGCTTGGCAGCAAGAAACCGTCCAAAACGGGCTTCGTGCCCCACCACATCTACCAGAAACAGTCAATCTGGTACCACTACGTACGCCAGAAATATGGCCTCCCGCTGGACAGCCGCCACCTCTACACGAAGACGGACTGGGAGTTCTTTGCGATGGCGGTCGCCAGCGAGCGCACGCGCAGCGAGATCCTCGAGTCAGTCGCCAAATGGGTCAACGAGACCGTCACCGACCGGCCGTTCACGGATCTCCACAATACAGAGGGGCGCGGCGAGTTCCCCGGCCCCAATTTCTTCGCGCGGCCGGTCGTCGGCGGCCATTTTGCGTTCTTGGCGCTGCAGCGTGCTTGTGGCGGACGGGCGATGGAGGCGCTGGCGTTCCTCGATGATAACTCCGATCGGGAGACGCTGCAGGAGTGGATGGCGGCTGCTGCCAAAGCCGTGGAGGAGTTGCAGACGCAGTCTGATATTTGGGGGTATGGGTCCGACAATGGGGAGCTGTAA